In Daphnia pulex isolate KAP4 chromosome 7, ASM2113471v1, one genomic interval encodes:
- the LOC124198700 gene encoding transcription factor SPT20 homolog isoform X5, whose product MENSITKLKNDKSSFPSVLEKYSRLQNEKARPENAYKDVKLSVNLLDRFVQGESLNQVVITLYPGNEGYTLALKIHNTLENETARIPYEEDELLNCIESQQLPPVLVELLEEAGADVFYDGCVFVEVKDLRGGSKQSWNVLLKPSPQTILADAQQICHEQGWGSEELIQLESILCMAMAEPLCLNPNPSVGELAMNRDSTAKQLHSTALHRTRRRWSEGRKRKQTETSQSPNNDFKLHDFLKKKSLLGRGIPPILQQPQEDRNGLPSSSTSSVQLDVSDVLRLAKPLERPKETGDCSMIPCEEYLYETDRVNGRVYLVRLTILQRPAIEEFLGQLYVDRDFRDGKLTGGASCMFTLGSRIHVNRYIQQFTEIFTEEGRKSVKITHQVQGHPPRVMYTHSMREKERLREKEEKQQQLIQQQLQQQPSVAQQLPVNKDATETQPTNTTQPIPIKTENHQTSGTITKTALLESLKSGQVSPAIASLVTNLLSSNQQQQPQPIRPSATAVGLNANVVMANGHHHQLQQQQQQQQQQSLLRTPAVVRPSTTMTVASGPAGSGQNVQLVTQSISLQQTQQPQLRPNSNVRPTALAALLTNSKVTTLPPNISPGKGKFVAIDAGANGSASVAGGSGGNTILMGQVVRPVVSGVAAPVLPSYSQAIGQTTAGATIVRTIRPAVHPSTTGVVKRTTETVAVNGSGGTQRFSLTVPALSALLAGTPSADSPGANNVTTSQNLPSLLERLQQQSSPSKPIVHALNNNHHQMHTIKPGLNMSNNNLNVQSINLTGVQGAVANLPTLQSIQVSIPGLAVPLSLSLAVSSNSGTAGSTTVTTSGTMGNVRLTTAGSLGGTGQPISIPLSVLQQIPNASGATGVQLMGNVATKDGIQAQPLKVAVTTGAGVAQLSSGGQSSGSLLAQQQVLQMALQRQMQMTVQQKMAAKQKSKPPHS is encoded by the exons ATGGAAAATTCCATCACCAAGCTCAAGAATGACAAGTCCTCTTTTCCTAGTGTTCTGGAGAAGTATTCGCGGCTGCAGAATGAAAAAGCGCGGCCCGAAAATGCATACAAG GATGTCAAACTTTCTGTCAACTTGTTGGACCGATTTGTACAAGGAGAATCCCTCAATCAAGTGGTTATCACATTGTACCCTGGTAATGAAGGATACACTCTTGCCTTGAAGATACACAATACCTTGGAGAACGAAACTGCACGAATCCCATATGAAGAAGATGAGCTCCTCAATTGTATAGAAAGCCAACAACTTCCTCCTGTCCTTGTCGAGTTGCTGGAAGAAGCAGGAGCTGATGTTTTCTATGACGGTTGTGTATTTGTGGAAGTGAAAGACCTTCGAGGTGGTTCCAAACAATCTTGGAATGTTTTACTCAAGCCTTCGCCACAG ACTATATTGGCAGATGCTCAACAAATCTGTCATGAACAAGGATGGGGATCAGAAGAATTGATCCAGTTGGAAAGCATATTATGCATGGCCATGGCTGAACCCCTGTGCTTGAATCCAAATCCTTCTGTAGGGGAGTTGGCAATGAACAGAGACAGCACAGCGAAACAATTGCATAGCACGGCTTTGCATCGTACTAGAAGAAGATGGAGTGAAGGAAGAAAGCGGAAACAAACGGAAACCAGTCAAAGTCCCAACAACGATTTTAAGCTACACGATTTtctcaaaaagaaatctttgttGGGAAGAGGAATACCTCCAATACTTCAG CAGCCACAAGAAGACAGAAACGGTTTGCCATCGTCATCAACTTCGTCCGTCCAACTTGACGTTTCTGACGTTTTGAGATTAGCTAAACCTCTGGAACGACCCAAAGAGACGGGGGATTGTTCCATGATACCGTGCGAAGAGTACCTGTACGAGACGGACCGGGTAAACGGACGAGTGTACCTAGTGCGTCTAACAATTCTTCAACGACCGGCCATCGAAGAATTTCTGGGTCAGCTTTATGTCGATCGGGATTTCCGCGACGGGAAATTGACAGGCGGTGCATCTTGCAT GTTTACTTTGGGTTCAAGGATACATGTCAATCGTTATATTCAACAGTTTACGGAGATCTTTACGGAAGAAGGCCGTAAGTCGGTTAAAATCACCCATCAAGTTCAAGGCCATCCACCCAGAGTCATGTACACTCATAGCATGCGGGAGAAGGAACGACTcagagaaaaggaagagaaacaGCAGCAACTGATACAACAGCAGCTTCAACAACAACCTTCAGTCGCTCAACAATTGCCCGTTAATAAAGATGCAACAGAGACTCAACCCACAAATACAACGCAGCCAATTCCGATCAAG ACGGAGAACCATCAAACATCGGGTACCATTACCAAAACGGCCTTACTAGAGAGCCTCAAGTCTGGCCAGGTCTCACCGGCCATCGCCTCATTAGTTACAAACCTACTTTCCTCaaatcagcagcaacagccacaGCCAATAAGG CCTAGTGCCACAGCGGTTGGTCTCAACGCCAACGTTGTTATGGCTAATGGTCATCACCACCAgttgcaacagcagcagcaacaacaacagcagcagagtttGCTCAGAACGCCTGCCGTTGTGAGACCTTCAACGACGATGACAGTGGCATCTGGGCCCGCCGGTTCGGGACAGAATGTCCAGTTGGTCACTCAATCCATTAGCCTTCAACAAACCCAGCAGCCACAACTCAGGCCGAACAGTAACGTGCGTCCCACTGCTCTAGCTGCACTTTTGACAAACTCCAAAGTGACGACATTACCTCCCAACATATCCCCTGGCAAG GGCAAATTTGTAGCTATTGATGCCGGTGCCAATGGGTCGGCTAGTGTGGCTGGCGGCAGCGGTGGCAATACCATTTTGATGGGGCAGGTAGTCCGACCAGTTGTCAGTGGCGTTGCAGCACCTGTCTTACCCTCCTACAGCCAAGCCATTGGTCAAACGACTGCCGGTGCTACGATTGTCCGTACTATCCGACCTGCTGTCCATCCGTCAACGACTGGAGTAGTCAAACGTACTACGGAAACAGTGGCAGTGAATGGGTCGGGGGGTACACAGAGATTTAGTCTGACGGTACCTGCCCTTTCGGCATTGTTAGCAG GAACGCCTTCGGCTGATAGTCCGGGTGCTAATAATGTGACCACTAGCCAGAATTTACCTTCGCTGCTTGAACGGCTGCAACAGCAGTCCTCGCCCAGTAAACCGATTGTCCATGccttaaataataatcatcatcaaatGCACACTATCAAGCCAGGCCTCAACATGAGCAATAACAACCTTAATGTGCAAAGTATTAACCTGACGGGTGTACAAGGTGCTGTCGCCAATCTCCCCACACTACAAAGCATacag GTATCAATTCCAGGATTAGCCGTCCCACTCTCACTCTCGCTGGCTGTCAGTTCCAATTCTGGTACGGCAGGTAGTACGACCGTTACGACCTCCGGCACGATGGGCAACGTCAGACTAACAACTGCAGGCAGTCTTGGTGGTACTGGCCAACCCATTAGCATCCCACTTTCCGTCCTCCAGCAG ATTCCGAATGCTAGCGGGGCTACAGGCGTGCAGTTAATGGGCAACGTTGCAACCAAGGATGGGATCCAGGCTCAGCCGCTGAAGGTTGCGGTTACGACCGGTGCTGGCGTCGCTCAGTTGTCTTCTGGTGGGCAAAGTTCTGGGTCGTTACTGGCCCAACAGCAGGTG TTGCAAATGGCCCTGCAACGCCAAATGCAAATGACTGTCCAGCAGAAAATGGCCGCCAAACAGAAGAGTAAACCGCCCCACAGCTAA
- the LOC124198700 gene encoding transcription factor SPT20 homolog isoform X6, with translation MENSITKLKNDKSSFPSVLEKYSRLQNEKARPENAYKDVKLSVNLLDRFVQGESLNQVVITLYPGNEGYTLALKIHNTLENETARIPYEEDELLNCIESQQLPPVLVELLEEAGADVFYDGCVFVEVKDLRGGSKQSWNVLLKPSPQTILADAQQICHEQGWGSEELIQLESILCMAMAEPLCLNPNPSVGELAMNRDSTAKQLHSTALHRTRRRWSEGRKRKQTETSQSPNNDFKLHDFLKKKSLLGRGIPPILQQPQEDRNGLPSSSTSSVQLDVSDVLRLAKPLERPKETGDCSMIPCEEYLYETDRVNGRVYLVRLTILQRPAIEEFLGQLYVDRDFRDGKLTGGASCMFTLGSRIHVNRYIQQFTEIFTEEGRKSVKITHQVQGHPPRVMYTHSMREKERLREKEEKQQQLIQQQLQQQPSVAQQLPVNKDATETQPTNTTQPIPIKTENHQTSGTITKTALLESLKSGQVSPAIASLVTNLLSSNQQQQPQPIRPSATAVGLNANVVMANGHHHQLQQQQQQQQQQSLLRTPAVVRPSTTMTVASGPAGSGQNVQLVTQSISLQQTQQPQLRPNSNVRPTALAALLTNSKVTTLPPNISPGKGKFVAIDAGANGSASVAGGSGGNTILMGQVVRPVVSGVAAPVLPSYSQAIGQTTAGATIVRTIRPAVHPSTTGVVKRTTETVAVNGSGGTQRFSLTVPALSALLAGTPSADSPGANNVTTSQNLPSLLERLQQQSSPSKPIVHALNNNHHQMHTIKPGLNMSNNNLNVQSINLTGVQGAVANLPTLQSIQVSIPGLAVPLSLSLAVSSNSGTAGSTTVTTSGTMGNVRLTTAGSLGGTGQPISIPLSVLQQIPNASGATGVQLMGNVATKDGIQAQPLKVAVTTGAGVAQLSSGGQSSGSLLAQQQLQMALQRQMQMTVQQKMAAKQKSKPPHS, from the exons ATGGAAAATTCCATCACCAAGCTCAAGAATGACAAGTCCTCTTTTCCTAGTGTTCTGGAGAAGTATTCGCGGCTGCAGAATGAAAAAGCGCGGCCCGAAAATGCATACAAG GATGTCAAACTTTCTGTCAACTTGTTGGACCGATTTGTACAAGGAGAATCCCTCAATCAAGTGGTTATCACATTGTACCCTGGTAATGAAGGATACACTCTTGCCTTGAAGATACACAATACCTTGGAGAACGAAACTGCACGAATCCCATATGAAGAAGATGAGCTCCTCAATTGTATAGAAAGCCAACAACTTCCTCCTGTCCTTGTCGAGTTGCTGGAAGAAGCAGGAGCTGATGTTTTCTATGACGGTTGTGTATTTGTGGAAGTGAAAGACCTTCGAGGTGGTTCCAAACAATCTTGGAATGTTTTACTCAAGCCTTCGCCACAG ACTATATTGGCAGATGCTCAACAAATCTGTCATGAACAAGGATGGGGATCAGAAGAATTGATCCAGTTGGAAAGCATATTATGCATGGCCATGGCTGAACCCCTGTGCTTGAATCCAAATCCTTCTGTAGGGGAGTTGGCAATGAACAGAGACAGCACAGCGAAACAATTGCATAGCACGGCTTTGCATCGTACTAGAAGAAGATGGAGTGAAGGAAGAAAGCGGAAACAAACGGAAACCAGTCAAAGTCCCAACAACGATTTTAAGCTACACGATTTtctcaaaaagaaatctttgttGGGAAGAGGAATACCTCCAATACTTCAG CAGCCACAAGAAGACAGAAACGGTTTGCCATCGTCATCAACTTCGTCCGTCCAACTTGACGTTTCTGACGTTTTGAGATTAGCTAAACCTCTGGAACGACCCAAAGAGACGGGGGATTGTTCCATGATACCGTGCGAAGAGTACCTGTACGAGACGGACCGGGTAAACGGACGAGTGTACCTAGTGCGTCTAACAATTCTTCAACGACCGGCCATCGAAGAATTTCTGGGTCAGCTTTATGTCGATCGGGATTTCCGCGACGGGAAATTGACAGGCGGTGCATCTTGCAT GTTTACTTTGGGTTCAAGGATACATGTCAATCGTTATATTCAACAGTTTACGGAGATCTTTACGGAAGAAGGCCGTAAGTCGGTTAAAATCACCCATCAAGTTCAAGGCCATCCACCCAGAGTCATGTACACTCATAGCATGCGGGAGAAGGAACGACTcagagaaaaggaagagaaacaGCAGCAACTGATACAACAGCAGCTTCAACAACAACCTTCAGTCGCTCAACAATTGCCCGTTAATAAAGATGCAACAGAGACTCAACCCACAAATACAACGCAGCCAATTCCGATCAAG ACGGAGAACCATCAAACATCGGGTACCATTACCAAAACGGCCTTACTAGAGAGCCTCAAGTCTGGCCAGGTCTCACCGGCCATCGCCTCATTAGTTACAAACCTACTTTCCTCaaatcagcagcaacagccacaGCCAATAAGG CCTAGTGCCACAGCGGTTGGTCTCAACGCCAACGTTGTTATGGCTAATGGTCATCACCACCAgttgcaacagcagcagcaacaacaacagcagcagagtttGCTCAGAACGCCTGCCGTTGTGAGACCTTCAACGACGATGACAGTGGCATCTGGGCCCGCCGGTTCGGGACAGAATGTCCAGTTGGTCACTCAATCCATTAGCCTTCAACAAACCCAGCAGCCACAACTCAGGCCGAACAGTAACGTGCGTCCCACTGCTCTAGCTGCACTTTTGACAAACTCCAAAGTGACGACATTACCTCCCAACATATCCCCTGGCAAG GGCAAATTTGTAGCTATTGATGCCGGTGCCAATGGGTCGGCTAGTGTGGCTGGCGGCAGCGGTGGCAATACCATTTTGATGGGGCAGGTAGTCCGACCAGTTGTCAGTGGCGTTGCAGCACCTGTCTTACCCTCCTACAGCCAAGCCATTGGTCAAACGACTGCCGGTGCTACGATTGTCCGTACTATCCGACCTGCTGTCCATCCGTCAACGACTGGAGTAGTCAAACGTACTACGGAAACAGTGGCAGTGAATGGGTCGGGGGGTACACAGAGATTTAGTCTGACGGTACCTGCCCTTTCGGCATTGTTAGCAG GAACGCCTTCGGCTGATAGTCCGGGTGCTAATAATGTGACCACTAGCCAGAATTTACCTTCGCTGCTTGAACGGCTGCAACAGCAGTCCTCGCCCAGTAAACCGATTGTCCATGccttaaataataatcatcatcaaatGCACACTATCAAGCCAGGCCTCAACATGAGCAATAACAACCTTAATGTGCAAAGTATTAACCTGACGGGTGTACAAGGTGCTGTCGCCAATCTCCCCACACTACAAAGCATacag GTATCAATTCCAGGATTAGCCGTCCCACTCTCACTCTCGCTGGCTGTCAGTTCCAATTCTGGTACGGCAGGTAGTACGACCGTTACGACCTCCGGCACGATGGGCAACGTCAGACTAACAACTGCAGGCAGTCTTGGTGGTACTGGCCAACCCATTAGCATCCCACTTTCCGTCCTCCAGCAG ATTCCGAATGCTAGCGGGGCTACAGGCGTGCAGTTAATGGGCAACGTTGCAACCAAGGATGGGATCCAGGCTCAGCCGCTGAAGGTTGCGGTTACGACCGGTGCTGGCGTCGCTCAGTTGTCTTCTGGTGGGCAAAGTTCTGGGTCGTTACTGGCCCAACAGCAG TTGCAAATGGCCCTGCAACGCCAAATGCAAATGACTGTCCAGCAGAAAATGGCCGCCAAACAGAAGAGTAAACCGCCCCACAGCTAA